DNA from Prevotella melaninogenica:
TCTGTTTTATCCTTAACTTTTGTTCTTTCGCTAAAGCTATATGAAAAACACCTATACTCACCCTTAAAACAAGAAGACATACAACACTTTTTATAACAATAACTTGACAAGTTAGCAGATTATACGTATATTTGCGAGTGAAGACAATAATATTCATATAAGGAAGACAATGAAGACAACACATACTATCCCCATTATATTGGCAGCTTGCTTACTCTCATGTACAGGAAAGACTAACGGACAATCACAACAATCAGCAGAGAAGACTCCTGCTGTTGAGCAAACAGCCACTACTAAAAAACAACGTTTGGCACCTCCTCCTAACTACGAGAGAGTAAAACTCACTGAGGGTACATTTGGTTCATTCCTACGAAATCTACCACTAAAGCCTGCTGGAAGTGACTTACATTATTATAATGGTAGTATCAAACGGCGAAATTATGCTGGTGCGGTGGTAGACATCGACTTTGGCCATGGAGAGGTAGAACAGTGTGCTGATGCTGTTATCTACCTCAGAGCCTTATGGCTTTGGCAGACAAAACAGTATGACAAGATTCACTTCAACTTCACCAATGGCTTCAGGGCAGATTACGCTCGTTGGGCAAAAGGAGAGCGTATCCACATTGATAAGAAGACATGGCGGTGCTGGTATAGCAAGGACACTGCTACAGACTATTCTTATAAGACATTCCGTAAGTACTTAAATCT
Protein-coding regions in this window:
- a CDS encoding DUF4846 domain-containing protein, producing the protein MKTTHTIPIILAACLLSCTGKTNGQSQQSAEKTPAVEQTATTKKQRLAPPPNYERVKLTEGTFGSFLRNLPLKPAGSDLHYYNGSIKRRNYAGAVVDIDFGHGEVEQCADAVIYLRALWLWQTKQYDKIHFNFTNGFRADYARWAKGERIHIDKKTWRCWYSKDTATDYSYKTFRKYLNLVFMYAGTASLEKELTTITGKELQVGDVIINGGHPGHTVIVVDKAVNKKGEAVYLLAQGYTPAQEIEIFNQWFSINPQIKYLDTPDWYFRGNYAKRF